The Fervidobacterium pennivorans DNA segment CTTTGCGCACCGCGAGCGGATCATGGATCCAGAGTGGTAGTGTGAAATGATTCAAATTGACAAAAACCTTTAGGCCTTTTGCCTTCATATCTTCCATTATTCTTCTATAATGTTCAACAGCTTCTTTATTTGCAATCTCGTCCAATTTTTCGAGCATCCCTTCGCCAAAAGGAATCTCTTTTGTAGAACTTGGGAATATTCTCGACCATTCGATACCAATTCTTAAAGTATCCATTCCAAAATCGACTGCAAGTTGGTGGATTTTTTCGTAGTTTCTCCAATACCAAGCACCGTTTTCTGGTAAATCACCACTCACAATACCATTTAAAAGATTTTCAAGGTCTCTAACCCAGACAAACCAATCGGTCTGAGTATCGAGCTCTTTAACTTCATTCGGATTCCCCATTTCGAACTGGAATCCGGAAAGTGACGCACCGAACATAAACGACTTTGGAAACACAAAAATCCCTCCTATAAATCAAAAGTAAGTATTGCAACACTACACCTTAACACATGCAACTTGATGGTTATCTTCAACTTCTTTCAAAACGACGTTTTTGCAATTTGTATCACCGAGAGGGCATCTGTCGTAGAACTTACAAAAACCATTTGGCACAATTTTTCCTTCAAGCGCAATTTGCGATTTGGCCCATTTCTTGTGTACTGTCGGAACAGATTCCAAAAGCATTTTCGTGTATGGATGAAGTGGATTGTTGAAAACTTTCTCAGTTGAGCCGTACTCCATTATGGAACCTCTGTAGAGTATAACGGTCTTGTCGCTTGTGTAGTAACCAAGTGAAAGGTCGTGAGTGATGAAAAGTACGGAGAGACCCGTTTCCTTTAGTTTGATAAGAGTGTTCAGAACATCTATCCTTGTCGAAGCATCAAGCATGCTAATAATTTCATCAGCGACCAAAAATTTTGTTTCCATCAAAAGTGCCCTTGCTATTAATAGTCTTTGTAATTGACCTCCACTCAACTGATGTGGGAACTTGCCAAGTATTTCTTTTGGATTTAAACCTATGTAAGATATGACTTCCTCGACGCGATTTCGCCATTCGTTCTGACTCGTTGAAGCATAAAATTCTTCTCTGACCATTTCAAATACGCGGTCAATTTTGAAGATTGGGTTATACGAACTGTACGGGTCCTGAAAAACCCCTTGAACGTGCCGATAGTATTCCTTTAGATTTTTGAACGATGAAATATCTATACCGTTGTAAAGAATCTTACCACTGGTTGGTTTTATAAGCTTCAAAATCAGCTTCCCAATAGTGGTTTTTCCACTACCGCTTTCACCTATGAGTGAGACGATTTCGTTGTCCTCTATTTTAAATGTCACGTTGTCAACTGCGTAGAACTTTTCTCTGCCAAAAGCCCCAACGGAATAAGCCTTTGATAAATTAACAATCTCAAGCATTTGGTTTCACCTTCCAACAGTATGCAACGTGGTCCTTTTCCGCTTCTACTTTCTGAGGTTCTTCATCGCACTGAGGACCTCTTAACGGGCAACGTTCCTTGAATCTGCACCCAGTTGGAGGATTGAGAAGCTGAGGTGGTTGACCTGGAATACCTGAGAGCAACCTTTCTGTGTGTCGAACACCAACTTCCGGTAAAGAATTCAAAAGCATCTTTGTGTAAGGATGTAAAGGATTTTCTATTAGCTGCTGAGTAGTTCCTATCTCTGCAACCTTTCCGGCGTACATGACCATTATCCTATCGGCTATTTGATAGAGCACCGACAAGTCGTGGGTAATAAATATCAGAGACTTCACAATTCCATCGTCTTTAAAACCTTTAATCATCAGACAAACTGCCTTTTGGGAGGAGACATCCAGAGCAGAAGTTACCTCATCGGCTATCAGAAGCGAAGGATTAAGCAAAGTAGATATTACCATAACCAGCCTTTGTTTCATACCACCGGAAAGTTCTATTGGGTACATTTTTAGAACTCGCTCGCTGAGATTCACATATTTCAATCTCTCGATTAATCTCTCCATGATGTTATCAGGTTCTATCCCCCTGCTAATTAATACCTCTTTTATGTACGTTCCTATTTTCCTTGTTGGATTCAGCGCATCCATTGCGTATTGAGGAATGATCGAGAGCTTTTTAAACCTGAATTCGTTCATCTTCTCAAAGTCGTTAATTGGCAAACGTTCGTCGTCTAATTCAACGTTACCTCCGAAATAATTCAACGGTGGTTTCAACAATACCAAGCCGTTGCCAAGTGTGGATTTTCCGCAACCAGATTCACCAGCAAGGCCCAGTATTTCTCCATCTCTAACATCAAAAGTAACATCATCAACAGCTTTGACATACCCTTTCAAGGTCTTGTAGTAGAGTTTCAGATTCTCAACTTTTAGCATCGGTATCACAACTCCCTCATCCAAATGCAACTTGTTTTTGCTTTTACATCTCTCTTAGTCTTGGGTTGAATACTTCGTCTAATCCGGTATTCATAAAATAGAGTGCACCAACTATCAAAGTAATTACAAGTCCAGGTGGTATTGCCCACCACCAAATACCGAGCTGGATTGCGTTCCAAAGAACCGCGTTCTGCAGCATTAATCCTATCGATATGCCTTTTGTTGGACCAAGCCCTATAAAATCTAAGCCGACTGCTGCAAGTATGGCTCCTCCAAATTGAAGAATAAATACCATAAAGACATATGACATCATGTTAGGCATAATCTCATAGAGTATTATTTTTAGATGACTCCTCCCGGTAATTCTGGCTAGATTCACGTATTCCCTAGCTTTTAAAGACAAGGTCTGTGCTCGCACCGCCCTTGCGGTCCATGGCCATGCGGTTAGTCCAATGATGACACTCTCTATAAAAATTCCTCTGTATGGCAGATACGAAGCCACTATAATCAACAACGCCAACGTTGGAATAACAAGTAAAATGTTTGTAATCATCATTAATACTTCATCGAACAACCCACTTTCGTATCCAGCCAAAAATCCGACAACCAAACCAATTAAAGTTGCCAATCCGCCTCCGAAAAAACCAATGAAAAACGAAGACCTCAATCCATGTACCAACTGCGTGAAAACATCTTGCCCAAACGTAGTTGTTCCAAGCCAATAATCTTTGCTGGGCGGTTGATAGCCAGGACCAACGTATTCTAGTGGGTCTTTGTACTTGGAAATATACGGGCCAATTATCGCCAAAATCAAGAAGAAAAGAACAAGTGAAAATCCTATCCTCAACTTTTTATTCCTAAATGCGAAAAACAAGATTTCACGCATCATATCTCACCACCGTATGAATACCGGATACGCGGATCAAGCGCCATATAGACAAGGTCAACAGTAAAGTTAGCAATCAAAACACCGATTATTATAAAAAGAAAACATCCTTGAATGAGGAAATAGTCTTGATTTAGTATTGCTTGGGTGAGTATGTAACCGATTCCTGGATATGAAAAAACCACTTCCGTTGTTACTTGTCCAGCTATCACAGTTCCAAGTTGCAATGCTAAGCCTGTTACCTGAGGTAGTATAGCATTTCTAAATGCGTACTTTCTAATTAATTTTCGACTCGCACCGAGAGTTTCAAGATATCTTACATAATTTGCTTCAAGCTCGTAAATAACCAAATTCCTCATCCCTATTGCCCATCCGCCAAGTTGGACTATGAACAACGAAAGGAAAGGTAAAACCCAGTGCTTAAGATAATCCGAAATGAAAACCCAAGAAAGATGAGGTCTAAGGGCAAAACTGTACGCCCCAGCTATTGGAAACCATCTGAGCACAACACCCAAAAAGTAAGCAAGCAAAATCCCAAGCCAAAGGTATGGTGCTCCGGTGATAAAATACATAACAGGTAACATCACAGAATCTAACCTCTTCCTTCTTGCAGCAACTGCGCCAAGTGTATTTCCGACAAACCAGCTTGCCAAAATCGAAGGTATGAGAATACCAAGGGAATACGGAAGAGCACTTTTCAAAACATCGAGCACAGGCTTTGGATACAAATATATACTTATGCCTAAATCACCCTTGAAAAACGCTATCCAAAAGTTGATGTACTGCTTCCACATAGGTAGGTCCAATCCAAATGCCTTTGTCAAGTAACTATAAACCACCTTTGCAGATTCTGGTAGCGTAGCAAATCGCGAGACTAAAACAAGTATAGGATTCCCAGGCATGAGCCTGGGAATCAACCAATCTATAGTAACTGCAAATACGAAGGTAAGGAGATAAACAAAGATTTTCATCCTCAGATACTTTTTCATCTAATACACCTCTTAAGAATTCAAAGTCTTTTTCGTTTGCACTTAACTCACACTATTGGTATTTTCTACGCTAATAGGACTATTTACTTGTAATTCCTATAAGCATCAGTACTCCGCCAGTTTGCCATCTTCCGCCCCAGGTTACTGGGTATGCATATGGATTCTTTTCACTTGGCCAATTCTTCCAAACCTGAGTACTTGCCTGGAACCACATACCATTATACCAAAGTGGTATTGCTGGCATATCTTTCAAGAAGATTTCAGCAATTTGTTCAACTATCTTCTTGTTAGCGGCAATATCTTCCATAGGAGTAGAATTCAGTTGTGTTATTAAATCAAAGAGTTTTGGATTGTTGTACCTTCCGAAGTTACCATTGTACATGTATTTATCAAAGTTAGAGTTGAAGAGCCAGTTAAACATTGTCCATGGTGAGACACTCATTTGTGAGTTGAAGTTGTTAATTGCCATGTCAAAGTTACCACTTGTTAAGTCTTCCCAATATTTACTGAAATCTGGGAACTGAGCTTCAGCATTGATACCTACGGCTCGTAGTTGCGATGCTATAAGCTTAATTGACTCCATCCAATCGGTCCAACCGAATGGAACAATGATAGAGACTTTAAACTTGCTACCATCGGGCGCTTCCCTGTAACCATCTTTATTGATATCTTTGTATCCTGCTTTATCGAGTAAATCCTTTGCTATTTTTGGATCATACTTGAAGCCAAATTGTTTTACAGCATTTTCTGGATAGTATTTCATCCAACCTTTGATTGGCAAGAATCCAACGGGGTTACTTGGCAATACCTGACCTTCAAAGACAGTTCGGCAAATAATGTTGGGATCTATTGCATATGCCATAGCCCTTCTAAGGTTAGGATCGTTCAAAGGTTTCTTTGTGGTGTTGATAAACAAGAAAGCGGTGTTATCAGAGAGCATATAGGGTTCTTTTGCAAACCAAGTGTGGATGTCTGAATATGTTTTCTTCAGCGTTGGAACACCTGGTAGGAAGAAGTTTGAAATATCCAATTCACCTTTCATTATCATTCCAAGTGCTACGTTGTTGCTCAGAACTCTTAAATAAACTATCCTTTTTGGTTTTGGTTGCCCGAAGATCTTGTTGCCCCACCAGTTATCGTTTCTTAGATAAACCATTCTGTCATCGGAATATGTTTCAGGCATGTAAGGTCCTGTGCCTATCGCCTTTTCGTTTGCACCTGTTAAAATCTCGTCCTTTGACATCTTTGACCATATATGTTCTGGGATAATTGGTAGTTGGTACAACTGGTAGTTCCATTCGTGATATCTTGGAGATGAGAATGTGAATACTACGGTATAATCGTCAGGTGTATCAACCTTTGCAATCCAATTCCACAGATAGCTGTAGGAAATCTCAGGTATCTTCTTTGCAAGTTCAAGTGTAAACTTTACATCTTTCGAAGTGAATGGCATCCCGTCATGCCATGTAACTCCTTTTCTAAGTTTAATCTCGAAAGAGTTTTTCGATGTCCACTTTCCACTTTCTGCAAGCCAAGGAATTAGTTCATCCTTAAGTGGGTCGTATCCATACAGCGTTTCGTAAATTAACCCAACAGTTCCTGTAACCGCATTCCACGGAGTGATTGGGTTCCAGTTTGATGGTGGTGCCCACAAACCTCCGCCTGCATACAACGTTTCATCACGTTTGTAAACAACATCCGCAAATATGACTGTTGTCAATACAACCGCGAAAAGTGCTAACAGGAAAAACCTTTTCATACCAACCCCTCCTACATAAATGATTTGCCCAAAAGGGCGGGGATGTTATCCGCTGGTATTTTATTTATGTAAATATTTACATTCATACTCTTGATAAGTCTTTAAATTTTGTTTCATATGATAATTTTGTGTAGAGCCATTGCGAAATATATTTTTCTGAAAATATTCACATATTTATGCCTTTTGTTAGTCTCACGAACAAAATCCTCTAGACTTTTTGGAATTCTTTCAAAAAACTATTGCAAAATTTGAAAAGATTAGTGGTATAATATACAAGTGAGTAAGTTTCGGCTTAGTAGAATAATTTTTTTTGAAGCAGGATTTCAATCACAACCAAAGGGGGGAGATTACATGCGGAAAGTTTTCCTATGGGTACTTATTATTCTCACCATTGTTTCCACTATAGCGTTCTCTCAAGTAACGTATTCAACACCGTTAGCAAGGTTTTACTACGAAGTGAAAGCACTACTTGAAAATCCAAACGTTGATATTAGAGAAGCACTTGAATCATTACTTCAAAAGTATGAACCTGTTGTTGAACCAATCTTACCTCCAGGCGAGTACGAAGAGTACAGTCTTAGGTTGTCTGAGCTTGACAAAGCGCTGTTAGAAAACGGGATATGGATTACAAGGGCAACTGTTGAAATCTTCAACCAGGAAATCGTTGAAGGTCCCTTCCTTTTGAATTACGACAGAGAGACGGGTCAAGCGACAGGTTTGATAACAAAACTGAAGGCTGGTAAATACAATGTTATCGTCAAAGTCTTTGGGTTGGTTGATAAGAAGGATGAACGAATTGTTGCGTATGGTCGAAGAGATGGAGTAGAAGTTGTAAGAGATAGGATTTCTTTAGCAAATATTCCGCTTAATGTCCTTGTGGGTTCTGGTGGAGTTCTTATCAACGCCCTTATAGATTTCCAGAACACAGAGTTCATTCCAGGTGAAATTGAAAATGCGGAACCCACCAACGGCGCTACGGATGTGTTGCCTAATGTAACTTTATCTTGGTCTTCGCAACGAGCGAAGATGTATGATATTTACTTTGGAGAAGAAGGAAGTCTGCAGTTGATTGAAAAGAACTACTTTGACAATAAATACGAAGTCAAAAACCTTAAACCATCGACAACTTATCAATGGAAAATTGTAGCCAAGAATGCCTTTGGCGAAACCGAGAGCCCTGTTTTCACGTTCAGAATAGGCGATGCCCCAACTGTGCCAGAAAATCCTGTTCCATACGACGGTGCACAGAAGATTTGGATTGAACCACGCTTAATGTGGCGAGCAGAAAGAGCAGCAAGCTACGATGTTTACCTTGGAAAATCACCGGACGAATTACAACTTATTGCAACTGTTGATGAACCGGAATACGATACGCAACGACTCGAACTCGGAACGGTTTATTACTGGAAAGTCGTAGCAAAGAATGCCTACGGAGAGACGGAAGGGCCAGTGTGGAGATTCTCCACAGGTGACGTTCCAACAAAACCCGAACTTGCCGAACCGAAAGGTGAGAAAGTATGGCTCCTGCCAGCGTTCAAATGGACAAGCGAAGATGCGAAAGAATACGAGGTGTATCTTGGTAAGGAAATGGATAAACTCGAACTCGTAGCTACAACTACAGAAGCTGAATTTACCTTGCCATACGAATTACCTATGGACACAACATTCTTCTGGAAAGTAGTTGCAAAGAACGAATTTGGAACAAACGAAAGCGACGTAGAAATGTTCAAAACTGGTAAAGCCCCAGAGTTTGTTCAGATTGTAAGCCCACTTGATGGAGAGGAAGATGTCTGGAAAGACCCAGAACTTAGCTGGAAATTTGAATGTGCTGATGTGTATGATGTGTACCTTGGAAAAGAATCGACAGAATTGGAACTTGTCGCAGAGGATGCTACAAGCAATACACTCGTTGTGAAAGACCTCGAACTTGGGACAACGTATTACTGGAAAGTTGTTGGAAAGAACAGATTCGGACAAGCAGAAAGTCCGATAGTTAAATTCACTGTTGGAAATGTTCCAGCAACTCCATTCAATCCAGAACCAGTTGATGGTGCTGTTGATCAATTCAACAACTTAGTGTTGAGGTGGGAAAGTGCAAAAGCTGATGCATATGACCTCTACTTGGGATTCTCAGAAGATGCACTTGAACTTTATTTGGAAAATATCAAAGAGAGTGCGGTTGAGGTTTTGAACTTACTGTTTGGAACAACATATTACTGGAAAGTTGTTGCAAAGAATAGATTTGGCAACACAGAAGGACCTGTTTGGAAATTTACAACAGGTCAGGTCCCAGAACAACCAAGAGCTGTTTATCCAGAAAATGGAGCGAAAGAAGTTCCTGTTGATGTGACACTCAAGTGGGTCAGTGAAAGAGCAGAAGAATTCGAACTCTACTTCGGAACAGTTAAATTGGATCTTGTTGACAAACTTGAAACAAATGAGTACACGTTACCACGGCTCCATTTCGGAACTGAATACAAATGGAAAGTTGTTGCAAAGAACATATTCGGAGAAGTTGAAAGTGAAGTATTTACGTTTAGGACAAAACTTCCAACAATTCAAAAGCAAGAAGTTTTAGGTGGAGCTGGTCAAGATACTTCAAGAAGAATTATTAAGACAGCTGATGGAGGATATATACTTGTTGCAAGCACACAGTCCAGCAAACTTCCAGAGTTCAAAGGTGAGTCCGACATACTTGTGGTGAAATTGACAAAAGAACTCGATGTTGAATGGATGAAACTACTTGGTGGAGCTGGCTGGGATGAAGCAGCGGATGTCAAGGAAGTCGAGGATGGATATATCGTTCTTGGATACACATTATCGAAAGAAATCGCCAGTCAAGTTAACAAAGGCGGATGGGATTACTTGCTCGCAAAACTTGACAAAGAAGGCAATACCAAATGGCTCAAACTCTATGGTGGTACAGGTAACGATATACCATCGAGAGTTATTGTAACGTCCGAAGGCGGATTCCTTATCGCTGGTACAACGAACTCAGTGAATGGTGATACTGGTGGAAATATCGGAACATGGGATAGCTGGTTACTTAAACTTGATGCAGAAGGTAATATTGTAGCAAGCAAAACATTTGGTGGCTTAGATAGGGATAAAGCAGTTGATGTTATTGAACTTGAAGATGGATACCTTGTAGCGAATGTCACGTACTCGCTCGAAGGTAACATACCATACAACCACGGAACATCTGATATCTGGTTGTTCAAAGTAAGCAAGGACCTCAAAGATATAACACTTAACAAGGCTTACGGTGGAACTGACCAAGATGAAGTTTCAAGAATCATTAAGACAAACGATGGTAACTTCTTGATAGTTGGATACACCACATCCGTCGATGGTGATATCCAAGTAAATGCGGGCTTCTGGGACATACTCATAGCAAAAATTGATCCGAAAGGTGGAATCATATGGCTCAAGACATTCGGAGGTTCTGAAGAAGACATTGCATACGCAGCCGCAGAATTCCCAGATGGTGGATTTGCAATAGCTGGATACACACTCTCGAAAGTCGATGATCAAAAAGGTGCTGCTGATATCTGGTTAATTGACATAGATAACGATGGTAACCTTAGATGGTCTAAGGCATACGGCGGTAGCTTGGCTGACTATGCGAATGATGCGTTTATAGACGAAGACGGAACAATAATAATTTTAGGTACATCTTTCTCAAGAAACGGAGACATCGGTAAGAACATAGGCGGTAGCGACGTTTGGATATTTAAAGTAAAATAAAAACTCTGTTCAAAAATCCAAACTCGGCGCTCGAAAGGGCGCCGAGTTTCTTGTTCTAGAAATCTCAAAAAACATCTTGAAAAATTCGCGTTTAAATGATAAAATAACATACGCTCAGGGTTAGTGCCGAGGTGGCGGAATTGGCAGACGCGGTTGACTCAAAATCAACAGGGGTTTAAACCCCGTGCGGGTTCAAGTCCCGCCCTCGGCACCAAAAAGCAAAAGCGGTGGGAATTTTCCCACCGCTTCTTTTTTACTTATTGGAGCTATGGCTATCCAAGAAGTCTTAGAACATTCTGTGCGTTCACATTAGACTGCCCAAGTATACCTGCTGTTGCTTGCTGCTGGAGTCTTGTTCTAATCCATTCCATAACGCCACGTGCCATATCTGTGTCTGTTAAAACACTCACGGAGGAGGTGAGGTTTAACATAGTGTTGCTAAGTTCCCGTGCCGCCCCTTCCAGCCGGTTCGTCACGCTACCAACATAACTTCTCGTATTTGAAACAGTTTCTATCGCTCTATCAAGAGCTTTTAATGCATTTTGAGCATTTTCGGTGCTGTTGAGATTTACATTCTCAAGTCCAAGAGACTTAATGTCCATGCCCGGGAGGGTAACTTTCATCTGTTGCCCTTCATTCGGACCAAGTTGCACTTGCATATTTCTTATATCACCGCCTAAAACCCTTCTGTTATTATAAGTAGTCTGTTCAACCACCCTGTTTATCCCTTGAGCCAGCTGAGAAAATTCCTGTTGAAGTGCTGCACGGTCACTTTCCGAAAGCGTGCCATTTGAAGCTTGAACTGCGAGCTCTCTCATTCTTTGAAGATTGTTTGAAATGCTTTGAAGACCACCTTCTGCAACATTCATAACCCCGATTGCGTTGTACGTACTTGCCATAGCTTCACGATAACCGTTGATTTGTGAGCGAATACGCTCAGCTATCGCTCCGAAAGCTACACTTTGCTGAATAGGTATCGTTGCCTGTGCCAAGCTTTGCACTTGCCTGTTTTGTTGGGTTTGCAAATTTTGAAGATACCTAATAGCCCACATTCCAACGTTGTTGTTAATCCGCATTACCATCCCTCCCTACAGGCATGGACGGAAAAATAAGCATAACCAAAAGTCAGTATCTTAATCGAGCCAGTGCCTTTTTTTCCTACTCATTATATTAGACCACACATATGCGGAAATCGTTCAAAAGATTTTTGTAAATCTCCAGTCATGATGATAGGACTTATAACTTTGGGAAAAGAAGAATAAATTGTCAAACAGTGAAAGACAAGGGGGAATACTCAGATGTCAGACTTCCCAGAATTATCACAACTTACGGAACTAATAACACAAGGGAGATTCTCCGAAGCCAAGCAAATAGTAGAAAAGCTACCAGATATTGTTCAGAAAGAAAACGCTTTTGGCATGATATATTACTACGAAGGTAAGCTTGATGATGCAATAGAGCATTTCAAAAAAGCAGTTGAAATAGACCCCATCAATTCCGATGTTCTTTTCAATTACGGGAAAGCCTTGTTTGATAAGAAAGACTACAAGGAAGCTTGGCGTTATCTATTACGCATTCACAATAAAGACTGGGCAGTATACGATTTGCTTGGAGATACACAGATTGTCCAAGGAAACATTCCAATGGCACTTTACTATTACAGAAAAGCGGCAGAAATTTTACCACTTGAAGAGATGAAGAAAAAATATCTTGAATACAAAAAGCAATACCATCAAGATGTAAATATAGCGATTCTTTGCTTGCCAGGTCTTGATAATTTTATCCGTGACATCGCTGACATATTGGGAGAGGTGTATAACGTAAAACTCGTTGTATCAGCGAACGGTAACAAAATAGTGCAGGCGTACGAATGGGCAGATATCGTCTGGTTAGAATGGGCAAATGAATTAGCGGTGGAAGTGACGAATAAGTTGGAAAAGAAAGGGAAAAAGATAATATGTAGGCTGCATAGTTATGAGGCACTAACCAATGCCTTTCTGTCTAAGATTTTT contains these protein-coding regions:
- a CDS encoding glycosyltransferase — protein: MSDFPELSQLTELITQGRFSEAKQIVEKLPDIVQKENAFGMIYYYEGKLDDAIEHFKKAVEIDPINSDVLFNYGKALFDKKDYKEAWRYLLRIHNKDWAVYDLLGDTQIVQGNIPMALYYYRKAAEILPLEEMKKKYLEYKKQYHQDVNIAILCLPGLDNFIRDIADILGEVYNVKLVVSANGNKIVQAYEWADIVWLEWANELAVEVTNKLEKKGKKIICRLHSYEALTNAFLSKIFWDKVDAIVLVAEHMKDVIRMYHPDVYKRIEAKIKVIHNGLNLERFKYKPRTRGYNIAVVAHINYKKDPTMWLQIMGLLKKIDPRYNLSIAGDFQDYRYHLYFHYFIEEAGLRDNVKLLGHVNNIEEFLEDKNYVLSTSVHESFGYNIAEAMAVGIKPVVHNFYGAKTLWMEDTLFNFIEEIPQILEFDYRSEVYRTFVEENYSFEKQIRQIEDVLLKV
- a CDS encoding flagellin; translated protein: MRINNNVGMWAIRYLQNLQTQQNRQVQSLAQATIPIQQSVAFGAIAERIRSQINGYREAMASTYNAIGVMNVAEGGLQSISNNLQRMRELAVQASNGTLSESDRAALQQEFSQLAQGINRVVEQTTYNNRRVLGGDIRNMQVQLGPNEGQQMKVTLPGMDIKSLGLENVNLNSTENAQNALKALDRAIETVSNTRSYVGSVTNRLEGAARELSNTMLNLTSSVSVLTDTDMARGVMEWIRTRLQQQATAGILGQSNVNAQNVLRLLG
- a CDS encoding ABC transporter substrate-binding protein, producing the protein MKRFFLLALFAVVLTTVIFADVVYKRDETLYAGGGLWAPPSNWNPITPWNAVTGTVGLIYETLYGYDPLKDELIPWLAESGKWTSKNSFEIKLRKGVTWHDGMPFTSKDVKFTLELAKKIPEISYSYLWNWIAKVDTPDDYTVVFTFSSPRYHEWNYQLYQLPIIPEHIWSKMSKDEILTGANEKAIGTGPYMPETYSDDRMVYLRNDNWWGNKIFGQPKPKRIVYLRVLSNNVALGMIMKGELDISNFFLPGVPTLKKTYSDIHTWFAKEPYMLSDNTAFLFINTTKKPLNDPNLRRAMAYAIDPNIICRTVFEGQVLPSNPVGFLPIKGWMKYYPENAVKQFGFKYDPKIAKDLLDKAGYKDINKDGYREAPDGSKFKVSIIVPFGWTDWMESIKLIASQLRAVGINAEAQFPDFSKYWEDLTSGNFDMAINNFNSQMSVSPWTMFNWLFNSNFDKYMYNGNFGRYNNPKLFDLITQLNSTPMEDIAANKKIVEQIAEIFLKDMPAIPLWYNGMWFQASTQVWKNWPSEKNPYAYPVTWGGRWQTGGVLMLIGITSK
- a CDS encoding ABC transporter permease, producing MKKYLRMKIFVYLLTFVFAVTIDWLIPRLMPGNPILVLVSRFATLPESAKVVYSYLTKAFGLDLPMWKQYINFWIAFFKGDLGISIYLYPKPVLDVLKSALPYSLGILIPSILASWFVGNTLGAVAARRKRLDSVMLPVMYFITGAPYLWLGILLAYFLGVVLRWFPIAGAYSFALRPHLSWVFISDYLKHWVLPFLSLFIVQLGGWAIGMRNLVIYELEANYVRYLETLGASRKLIRKYAFRNAILPQVTGLALQLGTVIAGQVTTEVVFSYPGIGYILTQAILNQDYFLIQGCFLFIIIGVLIANFTVDLVYMALDPRIRYSYGGEI
- a CDS encoding ABC transporter ATP-binding protein, whose product is MLKVENLKLYYKTLKGYVKAVDDVTFDVRDGEILGLAGESGCGKSTLGNGLVLLKPPLNYFGGNVELDDERLPINDFEKMNEFRFKKLSIIPQYAMDALNPTRKIGTYIKEVLISRGIEPDNIMERLIERLKYVNLSERVLKMYPIELSGGMKQRLVMVISTLLNPSLLIADEVTSALDVSSQKAVCLMIKGFKDDGIVKSLIFITHDLSVLYQIADRIMVMYAGKVAEIGTTQQLIENPLHPYTKMLLNSLPEVGVRHTERLLSGIPGQPPQLLNPPTGCRFKERCPLRGPQCDEEPQKVEAEKDHVAYCWKVKPNA
- a CDS encoding ABC transporter ATP-binding protein, giving the protein MLEIVNLSKAYSVGAFGREKFYAVDNVTFKIEDNEIVSLIGESGSGKTTIGKLILKLIKPTSGKILYNGIDISSFKNLKEYYRHVQGVFQDPYSSYNPIFKIDRVFEMVREEFYASTSQNEWRNRVEEVISYIGLNPKEILGKFPHQLSGGQLQRLLIARALLMETKFLVADEIISMLDASTRIDVLNTLIKLKETGLSVLFITHDLSLGYYTSDKTVILYRGSIMEYGSTEKVFNNPLHPYTKMLLESVPTVHKKWAKSQIALEGKIVPNGFCKFYDRCPLGDTNCKNVVLKEVEDNHQVACVKV
- a CDS encoding ABC transporter permease, which gives rise to MREILFFAFRNKKLRIGFSLVLFFLILAIIGPYISKYKDPLEYVGPGYQPPSKDYWLGTTTFGQDVFTQLVHGLRSSFFIGFFGGGLATLIGLVVGFLAGYESGLFDEVLMMITNILLVIPTLALLIIVASYLPYRGIFIESVIIGLTAWPWTARAVRAQTLSLKAREYVNLARITGRSHLKIILYEIMPNMMSYVFMVFILQFGGAILAAVGLDFIGLGPTKGISIGLMLQNAVLWNAIQLGIWWWAIPPGLVITLIVGALYFMNTGLDEVFNPRLREM
- a CDS encoding fibronectin type III domain-containing protein, which translates into the protein MRKVFLWVLIILTIVSTIAFSQVTYSTPLARFYYEVKALLENPNVDIREALESLLQKYEPVVEPILPPGEYEEYSLRLSELDKALLENGIWITRATVEIFNQEIVEGPFLLNYDRETGQATGLITKLKAGKYNVIVKVFGLVDKKDERIVAYGRRDGVEVVRDRISLANIPLNVLVGSGGVLINALIDFQNTEFIPGEIENAEPTNGATDVLPNVTLSWSSQRAKMYDIYFGEEGSLQLIEKNYFDNKYEVKNLKPSTTYQWKIVAKNAFGETESPVFTFRIGDAPTVPENPVPYDGAQKIWIEPRLMWRAERAASYDVYLGKSPDELQLIATVDEPEYDTQRLELGTVYYWKVVAKNAYGETEGPVWRFSTGDVPTKPELAEPKGEKVWLLPAFKWTSEDAKEYEVYLGKEMDKLELVATTTEAEFTLPYELPMDTTFFWKVVAKNEFGTNESDVEMFKTGKAPEFVQIVSPLDGEEDVWKDPELSWKFECADVYDVYLGKESTELELVAEDATSNTLVVKDLELGTTYYWKVVGKNRFGQAESPIVKFTVGNVPATPFNPEPVDGAVDQFNNLVLRWESAKADAYDLYLGFSEDALELYLENIKESAVEVLNLLFGTTYYWKVVAKNRFGNTEGPVWKFTTGQVPEQPRAVYPENGAKEVPVDVTLKWVSERAEEFELYFGTVKLDLVDKLETNEYTLPRLHFGTEYKWKVVAKNIFGEVESEVFTFRTKLPTIQKQEVLGGAGQDTSRRIIKTADGGYILVASTQSSKLPEFKGESDILVVKLTKELDVEWMKLLGGAGWDEAADVKEVEDGYIVLGYTLSKEIASQVNKGGWDYLLAKLDKEGNTKWLKLYGGTGNDIPSRVIVTSEGGFLIAGTTNSVNGDTGGNIGTWDSWLLKLDAEGNIVASKTFGGLDRDKAVDVIELEDGYLVANVTYSLEGNIPYNHGTSDIWLFKVSKDLKDITLNKAYGGTDQDEVSRIIKTNDGNFLIVGYTTSVDGDIQVNAGFWDILIAKIDPKGGIIWLKTFGGSEEDIAYAAAEFPDGGFAIAGYTLSKVDDQKGAADIWLIDIDNDGNLRWSKAYGGSLADYANDAFIDEDGTIIILGTSFSRNGDIGKNIGGSDVWIFKVK